In the genome of Pseudothermotoga sp., one region contains:
- a CDS encoding MFS transporter translates to MAKYSNPFRALRNRNYLLFWLPQSVSLIGTWIDTTLRGWVAVNLFSENEAAGFIGLVAFLKGLPTVILSPVCGVMIDWFGPKNVLLFTQIADALNATLMAYLVHKGVLSALQLLFLSLVMGISQAFYLPSRNTFIGTIVPRSLLSNALALHAMIFNFARMIGPSIAGFIVEYKGMSFGFLINAITFLPLIVSLFFIKGEKANVQQPERNFFTDMRAGVVYIASHKVLLVTFLSSTIYAVFGMPYSMLMQAFAKSAVKTGLVGYGLIMGSMGLGALVGAMLAGSLEVDTVVKFREEYLILWIGLSTLVSFMYPPAAFVMSFVNGASQTIFFNTANTRTQYLSPANMKGRTMSLYALINNGGSPVGTFLFGLLGNKIGIRNTYGVLASAMIAYFLARKSIKALQIDLEDLPQIR, encoded by the coding sequence ATGGCGAAGTATTCAAATCCATTCAGAGCGCTTAGGAACAGAAACTATCTGTTGTTTTGGTTACCCCAGAGTGTTTCACTGATTGGAACTTGGATCGATACAACGCTCAGGGGTTGGGTTGCCGTCAACCTATTTTCAGAAAACGAAGCTGCAGGGTTCATAGGTTTGGTTGCCTTCCTGAAAGGTCTACCGACGGTGATACTCTCTCCAGTGTGCGGTGTTATGATAGACTGGTTTGGTCCCAAGAATGTTTTACTGTTCACACAAATAGCTGATGCATTGAATGCAACTTTGATGGCTTACTTGGTTCATAAAGGTGTTCTCAGTGCCCTTCAGTTGCTTTTCCTTAGCTTGGTCATGGGGATCTCCCAGGCGTTCTATTTACCTTCGCGAAACACTTTCATTGGGACCATAGTACCACGAAGCTTGTTATCAAACGCACTTGCATTACACGCAATGATATTCAATTTCGCCAGAATGATAGGTCCATCCATAGCTGGGTTCATCGTTGAATACAAAGGTATGAGCTTTGGTTTTCTAATCAATGCGATCACCTTCTTACCACTCATAGTCTCATTGTTTTTCATCAAAGGTGAAAAAGCTAACGTTCAACAACCTGAGCGAAATTTCTTTACTGACATGCGTGCAGGGGTTGTTTATATCGCATCCCACAAGGTATTACTGGTAACCTTCTTATCCTCAACAATTTATGCCGTTTTCGGGATGCCATACAGCATGCTCATGCAAGCGTTCGCAAAGAGCGCTGTGAAAACAGGGCTCGTAGGTTACGGGTTGATCATGGGGTCCATGGGCCTTGGAGCGTTGGTTGGGGCAATGCTTGCTGGTTCACTTGAAGTGGATACAGTCGTCAAATTCAGGGAAGAATATTTGATACTTTGGATAGGCTTGAGCACACTGGTTTCGTTCATGTATCCTCCTGCTGCTTTCGTGATGTCATTCGTGAACGGAGCTTCACAAACGATCTTTTTCAACACCGCTAATACGAGGACTCAATACCTTTCACCGGCGAACATGAAAGGTAGGACTATGTCGCTCTACGCTTTGATCAACAATGGAGGTTCACCCGTTGGTACTTTTCTGTTCGGCCTTTTGGGCAACAAAATTGGTATAAGGAATACATATGGTGTACTCGCTTCTGCAATGATTGCATATTTCTTGGCGAGAAAAAGTATCAAAGCTTTGCAAATCGACCTAGAGGATCTCCCTCAGATCAGATAA